Below is a window of Bordetella genomosp. 9 DNA.
CACGGCCTTCACGCTGCTGGTATTCAGGTACTGCAACTCGAGCGTAACGGCCAGCCCGCGCTGCGTGGAAGCCAGATACTCGTCGACCCATTGGATAACCGGGCCGAACAGCTCGAAGGAGTTTTCCGGATAGGAATCACCGCTGAGATGCAGGCTTCCGTTCTCGCTGTCGGTCACGATGGACGGCGTGGATTGGGAAGCGGGAATATTGAGTTCTTTCATTTGCGTTGTTGCTCGAGGCAATTCGGATCAGATGACGACGCTCAGGCTGAAAAACGCACGGCCGTCGCCATGGCTGCTGAGTGAAGCCTCGAGGCCGGCCGTGGCGCGCCGCGCCAGGTCGATCAGGCCCAGGCCGGCGCCGGTGGTGGCGGCCGGGTCGCGCGGCTGGCGCAGCTGTGTCTTGTAGGCGGCCTTCAGTTCAGCCTTGTCCATGCCGGCCAGCTGATGCACCCGCGCCACCAGCCGCTCGCCGTCGGCGGGCTCCACGCGATTGCCGGCGCTGACCGTGTAACGGCCTTCCTGGTCTCGCGATATCACCACCGTGGCCGCCGCGTCGGTGTCGCCATAGCCCTGTTGCAGGGCGTATTGCCGGATGTTCTGCGTCATCTCGATATAAGCGGAGAACACGTCCATGGCTTCGGCCGGACGGGCCTCCTGCGTCTCCAGGTAGTTCTTCAGGGCGTTGCCGATTTCCTCGATCAGGCTGCGCGAGATCGGCCCGTTGAAACAAAGCAGCGTGCGGTCCTGATTGAACCGCTCTCGCAGCGCATAAAGATCCGAAGCTTTCATGGCTATCCGTCTGGAAGTTATTCGAAGCGAAAGGAAAGTATGGTGATGTCGTCGCGCTGGGGCAAGTCGCCCCGGTATTCATGCAGGGCGCGATCCAGCGCTTCGGCCTGCGCGCCCAGCGGCAGACGGGCAATTTCCGTCAGCATGGTGGTGAATCGCGTACTGCCGAAGCCAAACCCATGTTCTCC
It encodes the following:
- the siaB gene encoding biofilm regulation protein kinase SiaB, with translation MKASDLYALRERFNQDRTLLCFNGPISRSLIEEIGNALKNYLETQEARPAEAMDVFSAYIEMTQNIRQYALQQGYGDTDAAATVVISRDQEGRYTVSAGNRVEPADGERLVARVHQLAGMDKAELKAAYKTQLRQPRDPAATTGAGLGLIDLARRATAGLEASLSSHGDGRAFFSLSVVI
- the siaC gene encoding biofilm regulation phosphoprotein SiaC; the encoded protein is MKELNIPASQSTPSIVTDSENGSLHLSGDSYPENSFELFGPVIQWVDEYLASTQRGLAVTLELQYLNTSSVKAVMDIFDLLEAAHDGGHQVSVTWYYDSRNERVGELAEEFKEDCSFPFTVVGR